One Ictalurus furcatus strain D&B chromosome 21, Billie_1.0, whole genome shotgun sequence genomic region harbors:
- the LOC128624822 gene encoding death-inducer obliterator 1-like isoform X3 produces the protein MEEIVSPELAQSPEPESSQDLDSSSQAPVVVAGEEKDSKDDKGQSDAARKELEDIEKSAKNSGEFKKTWRFRRTTIEKRDMTGETAGITESPGAPVRRSGRQAKRTDKLEEFLVTVKRGRGTGRRSAPAHLESGDPTSETASEASFDGNTEPKVTESKAPSPVRRTRGRGRGRATPKPKADMADSASDDDSSENEESATKETQEQLEIATGAEDAKSEEAKEELKQEELEKPAEETSKEAVPANTRPSRSPLKAGPKREAKPKAGGCTEKDEDEEEDDESLSSSSESDNDGYDPNALYCICRQKHNKRFMICCDRCEEWFHGDCVGITEARGRLMERNSEDYVCPNCTCRKAQGAKPSTSTAGAETGKRPVTPTTARKSELSPALFSQANVQTPTTASGLPPAAFPATAEEKTGEEFGIKGRIEKATNPSGKKKIKIFQPVMATAEESSLPKCIGPGCERDALPDSVYCGNDCILKHAAAAMKTITTDSKETKPKEKPKPKILKKPAVISTVKSSGPERRSSRRSTDSSSKAQEESLESEGREDEDEEDEEDRVAEEHPPPPAMSSWSSDHNYIAVAPEKTTAISPTVLNKASAAQKDEEEKTEETEPEKKEPAPIEKKPPPAATMSPKGGKRSPGPKMAKPGPVSTSKGKTSTTSSSSAKDLKKQSLSQVVKLKKTGPPPPPPIPVFSSSGPPGSSRLHPTGALSVGKSTFTIPKKQPQSGVKESVSSGSSLASRMPSGSMPTNSQSQPQASKPVLPAAPLPPQAPPNNQMRSNIRRSLTDILYKRVSDSDDLSMSESEVGKLAVSIEKEMFNLYMNTDSKYKNKYRSLMFNLKDPKNKGLFYRVIGGEVSPFRLVRLSPEELLSKEISDWRKPGHSEILDASGRTHPGQSKAGSKQDAAPPDVDMEEAPSMSDGDVCISATSQSPRLASGADHQESHPSATPQSSASAGKSSAVPDILSNMLKDTTAEHRAHLFDLNCKICTGQKSADDEPAAKKPKMLAPKRQDPPEKPKTEQRASKLPTDQPNVSYAASDVSMPHQPSSTDDQSSIVPVVQAPMVTPAVSSVTISRRDPRTASHRSSAPLTQTEPDVSMPVGTPVSVPVATPTPSEAPVVDVKGPLPMPPPAPVSLPKPVMPKQVTSTESRNYGASASSMTEPPPEGETALFLSGQEIMWKGFVNMHSVAKFVTKAYLVSGSFEHLKEDLPDTIHIGGRISPHTVWDYVGKLKTSLSKELCLIRFHPATEEEEVAYVSLFSYFSSRKRFGVVANSNKRIKDLYLIPLSSKDPLPAKLLPFDGPGLEPARPNLLLGLLICQKDKKRAGAPLESEEKRSKTQRDEETGLPKPIVVSKTDKAMRINQEPISTTPPGTPPPLSSSESSVGPFTSSVFSILSSIKAPGVSTSAGSNSPSITATPAVLATSATPLQTILKTLFGKKKDSDASQSPSDRSSTDVSVPLLDPIVEQFGITKSKQVDEQEDDRPYDPEEEYDPTVSYGKEKLKDPVVSKSITQPEVRTGMVDDVAYDPEDDSIFDEVKGDPGSRKQLEEQDQQIPDAKSLLANSQLLQLGKKVEQLVAKSTTTVPVINQRRDPRQSRDPRQVAASQRLNSDDSVEKEEAPAVTSTITTTLSNTDATAAPTTITDNPPVDIAAILDTLTSQQPKVIDTPLPDSLNVEPTESCATTDAPPSQDDTNVDSQLLHPTDPELESSNSEEETKSEEVPFLDADSTEIPLLGEKIDPDLVESYLDTEPKESPKENDDLFESENKSFEEIWPNSATILKKEPISSVGESTESSTTTYYNITTISTPITSMGRPQDVTQVSSSYIDSHSSHMPHMTGPNSQTDYRGPSDIPPPMSFPLPVGPPPALGPPPMTVPPPIIIPPPMSGPPPISGPPPMQMPPPIQGPPHGENDLSQYPPPGPYTPYQNQWGNSPQFDASRGPLPPMVTPRGPPPSVPPMGQRGPPPQIFNNNMPPHHIGPRGPPPGPLPPGPLPPPFDGQRFNGPPPPFNFPGPRGPLPPFAGPPPGHFDSRAPPPSHFPGPRGPHPPHNIGEPGPLTNIPRIPADSDGGSSYQSGIEQPQVQTASHNYRDNQGPSHGPPFRGPPPNHFDGRRGPPGSAGDIPGHRFPHPTQFRGSPQDRVPFEEPRGGSSQDLERHRGPGPQHFGGPRAPLPGHYSDNDSGGQTARYQLNDHLNDIRPVRGPLLPTPSEGPIPVPGRMGGHSPESHREDHWRRHSPEMRRRSSSTRDGAEPQERTSRFDSGPRDRDGPSRLSEERQRDVSEDRRRDRERDGLHGGRSWGWTRDREWDRGRERDRDRERERDRERDHSRDRERDHSRDRDRDRDRSRERDRERERSRERDRSRGRDTDRHREGDGDKRRDRERDRDRGRERESDRKDHERERERGKNRERDRDRDRDRDRDRDRDSRDKRRERSRSRERDRARDRRDRDRERDREREKDREKDREKDKDREKDRDREKDRDREKDREKDRDREKDRDKDRDKRQRSRSKDRKEEKKDRPETSRDTEKSTDNEVMS, from the exons ATGGAGGAGATTGTGAGCCCTGAGCTAGCTCAAAGTCCTGAGCCTGAGTCCAGCCAGGATTTGGATTCCAGTTCACAAG ctccagttgTCGTGGCAGGGGAGGAAAAAGACAGTAAGGATGACAAAGGCCAAAGTGATGCCGCTCGCAAAGAACTAGAGGACATAGAGAAATCAGCCAAGAACTCCGGCGAGTTTAAGAAGACTTGGCGCTTCCGCAGGACCACTATTGAAAAAAGAGACATGACTGGAGAGACGGCAGGTATAACAGAGAGTCCTGGAGCACCGGTGCGAAGAAGCGGCAGGCAGGCCAAGCGCACTGATAAGCTTGAGGAGTTCCTGGTGACAGTCAAGCGAGGGAGAGGAACAGGGAGACGTAGCGCACCTGCTCACCTGGAAAGTGGAGATCCAACGTCTGAGACCGCATCAGAGGCCAGCTTTGATGGAAACACCGAGCCTAAAGTGACTGAAAGCAAAGCGCCATCCCCAGTGAGGAGGACCAGAGGGAGGGGCAGGGGAAGGGCGACCCCCAAGCCCAAAGCGGACATGGCTGACTCGGCCAGTGACGACGATAGTTCAGAAAACGAAGAGAGCGCCACGAAAGAGACACAAGAGCAGCTTGAGATCGCGACTGGTGCAGAGGATGCCAAGTCGGAGGAGGCGAAAGAAGAACTGAAACAAGAAGAATTGGAGAAACCAGCTGAAGAGACAAGCAAGGAGGCAGTGCCTGCCAACACAAGGCCTTCAAGAAGCCCTTTGAAAGCAGGCCCCAAAAGAGAAGCTAAGCCTAAAGCAGGGGGATGCACAGAGaaggatgaggatgaagaggaggatgatgagTCGTTGTCATCATCCAGCGAGTCTGATAATGACGGTTATGATCCAAATGCACTTTACTGCAtctgcagacagaaacacaacaaAAG GTTCATGATCTGCTGTGACCGCTGTGAGGAGTGGTTCCACGGAGACTGTGTGGGCATTACGGAGGCACGCGGCCGCCTAATGGAGCGCAACAGTGAGGACTACGTGTGCCCCAACTGCACCTGCAGGAAAGCCCAGGGCGCCAAGCCTTCCACATCTACAGCAGGTGCTGAAACTGGCAAACGGCCTGTTACTCCCACTACTGCTCGCAAGTCAGAGCTCAGTCCAGCTCTTTTTAGCCAAGCCAATGTACAGACACCTACAACTGCTAGCGGTCTGCCTCCTGCTGCTTTTCCTGCTACTGCAGAAGAGAAGACCGGGGAAGAATTCGGCATCAAGGGCAGGATTGAGAAAGCTACTAACCCAAGcggcaaaaagaaaataaagattttCCAGCCG GTGATGGCGACTGCAGAGGAATCCTCTCTCCCTAAATGCATTGGTCCTGGCTGTGAGAGGGACGCTCTGCCCGACTCGGTCTACTGTGGTAATGACTGCATCCTGAAgcatgctgctgctgccatgAAGACCATCACTACTGACAGCAAGGAGACTAAACCCAAGGAGAAGCCCAAGCCGAAAATCCTGAAAAAGCCTGCAGTCATATCTACAGTCAAG AGTTCGGGTCCCGAGCGAAGGAGCAGCAGGAGGTCCACCGACTCGTCCAGCAAAGCTCAAGAGGAGTCCTTGGAGTCAGAAGGCCGcgaagatgaagatgaggaggacGAAGAAGACAGAGTTGCAGAGGAGCATCCACCACCCCCAGCCATGTCGTCCTGGTCCAGCGACCATAATTACATTGCAGTAGCGCCAGAAAAGACTACAGCAATATCACCAACTGTGTTAAACAAAGCGT CAGCTGCTCAGAAGgatgaagaggaaaaaacagaagaaactgaACCAGAAAAGAAAGAGCCAGCTCCTATCGAGAAGAAACCTCCTCCTGCAGCAACTATGTCTCCTAAAGGAGGCAAAAGGTCCCCAGGCCCGAAGATGGCCAAGCCTGGTCCAGTCTCAACGTCCAAAGGCAAAACAAGCACTACGTCCTCAAGCAGTGCCAAAGACTTGAAAAAACAGTCTCTATCCCAAGTGGTCAAATTGAAAAAAACAggaccaccacctcctcctcccatTCCAGTCTTCTCTTCTTCTGGTCCTCCTGGATCATCACGGCTCCATCCCACTGGAGCTCTGAGTGTTGGCAAGAGCACCTTTACCATCCCCAAAAAGCAGCCACAGTCTGGGGTGAAAGAATCTGTTAGTTCTGGTTCCTCTCTGGCCTCCAGGATGCCTTCTGGATCCATGCCCACTAACTCCCAGAGCCAGCCACAGGCGTCCAAGCCAGTGCTACCAGCAGCACCTCTCCCTCCACAAGCACCTCCAAACAACCAGATGAGGTCCAACATTCGTCGTTCGCTCACTGACATTCTGTACAAAAG GGTGAGCGACAGTGATGATCTTTCCATGTCTGAGAGCGAGGTGGGCAAGCTGGCTGTTAGCATTGAGAAAGAAATGTTCAATCTGTACATGAACACAGACAGCAAATACAAGAACAAGTACAGATCTCTAATGTTCAATCTAAAGGATCCTAAAAATAAG GGCTTGTTTTATCGTGTGATTGGTGGAGAGGTCAGCCCGTTTCGGTTAGTGAGGCTCAGCCCTGAAGAATTGCTCTCTAAAGAGATTTCTGATTGGAGGAAACCTGGTCACTCTGAG attCTGGATGCTAGTGGAAGGACCCATCCAGGGCAGTCAAAAGCTGGATCCAAACAGGACGCAGCTCCCCCTGATGTTGACATGGAAGAAGCTCCTTCCATGTCTGATGGAGATGTATGTATCTCTGCTACTTCCCAATCTCCTCGCTTGGCTTCTGGGGCA GATCATCAGGAGTCCCACCCATCTGCCACACCTCAGAGTTCTGCTTCAGCAGGAAAAAGCAGTGCTGTCCCAGACATCTTGAGCAACATGCTGAAAGACACCACGGCAGAACACAGGGCTCACCTGTTTGACCTTAACTGCAAGATCTGCACAG GTCAGAAGTCAGCTGATGATGAGCCAGCAGCTAAAAAGCCCAAAATGTTGGCTCCTAAAAGACAAGACCCTCCcgaaaaacccaaaacagagCAGCGAGCCTCCAAGTTGCCGACAGACCAACCTAACGTCTCTTATGCTGCCAGTGACGTGTCTATGCCTCATCAGCCAAGTAGCACAGACGACCAGAGCAGCATAGTGCCTGTTGTACAAGCCCCTATGGTCACGCCGGCAGTTTCTTCTGTCACTATAAGCCGCCGTGACCCTCGTACTGCCAGCCACCGCTCCTCTGCACCTCTCACTCAGACAGAACCTGATGTCAGTATGCCTGTTGGTACACCAGTCAGTGTGCCTGTTGCCACCCCTACACCCTCTGAAGCTCCTGTGGTGGACGTGAAGGGGCCGTTGCCTATGCCACCTCCAGCTCCGGTATCTCTGCCTAAACCTGTGATGCCAAAACAAGTCACTTCAACAGAATCACGGAACTACGGGGCCAGCGCATCCAG CATGACTGAGCCGCCTCCTGAAGGCGAAACAGCTCTGTTCCTGTCAGGACAGGAGATTATGTGGAAAGGATTTGTCAACATGCACTCTGTTGCCAAGTTCGTCACAAAGGCCTACCTGGTCTCGGGATCCTTTGAGCATCTCAAGGAG GACTTACCTGATACCATTCACATTGGTGGCAGAATATCACCACACACAGTTTGGGACTATGTTGGTAAACTGAAGACTTCACTGTCGAAA GAGCTTTGTCTTATTCGTTTCCATCCAGCAACAGAAGAGGAGGAAGTTGCGTACGTGTCCCTGTTTTCTTATTTCAGCAGCCGCAAGCGGTTTGGCGTAGTGGCCAACAGCAACAAACGCATCAAAGACCTTTACCTCATTCCACTGAGCTCCAAGGACCCTCTGCCTGCTAAACTCTTACCTTTCGATGGACCAG gTCTTGAGCCAGCTCGTCCGAATCTCTTGCTTGGGCTGTTAATTTGTCAGAAAGACAAGAAACGTGCTGGAGCCCCTCTGGAAAGTGAGGAAAAACGTTCTAAAACCCAGAGAGATGAGGAGACTGGCCTCCCGAAACCAATCGTTGTTAGCAAAACTGACAAAGCCATGCGGATCAATCAGGAGCCTATAAGCACAACTCCTCCTGGAACTCCGCCCCCTCTCAGCAGTTCAGAGTCATCAGTTGGTCCGTTTACATCGTCAGTGTTTTCCATCTTGTCCTCCATCAAGGCACCTGGTGTCTCCACAAGTGCAGGCAGTAATTCCCCATCAATTACGGCCACCCCAGCTGTTCTTGCCACATCTGCCACTCCACTTCAaaccatcctgaagactttgttTGGTAAGAAGAAGGATTCTGATGCTTCTCAGTCCCCTTCAGATCGAAGTTCAACAGATGTTTCTGTTCCTCTTCTGGATCCGATAGTTGAGCAATTTGGCATTacaaaaagtaaacaagtaGATGAACAAGAGGATGATCGACCATATGACCCTGAAGAAGAATATGATCCCACTGTTTCATATGGTAAAGAAAAGCTTAAGGATCCTGTGGTCTCTAAAAGCATCACGCAACCCGAGGTCAGAACTGGTATGGTAGATGATGTTGCATATGACCCTGAAGATGACTCTATTTTTGATGAGGTTAAAGGTGATCCAGGTTCCAGGAAGCAACTAGAGGAACAGGACCAGCAAATACCTGATGCTAAATCTCTCTTAGCCAACAGTCAGTTGCTTCAACTTGGTAAAAAGGTGGAGCAATTGGTTGCAAAAAGCACAACTACCGTCCCAGTTATAAATCAGAGAAGGGATCCTAGGCAGAGTAGGGATCCTAGGCAGGTAGCTGCCAGTCAGAGGCTAAACTCGGATGACTCTGTAGAGAAGGAAGAGGCTCCTGCTGTTAcgtctactattactactactttaaGTAACACTGATGCTACAGCTGCTCCTACTACAATAACAGACAATCCACCCGTTGACATTGCTGCAATACTAGACACATTAACGTCACAACAGCCTAAAGTCATAGACACTCCATTACCGGATTCCTTAAATGTAGAACCAACAGAATCTTGTGCAACCACAGATGCGCCACCATCACAAGATGACACGAACGTTGACAGTCAGCTGTTGCATCCAACTGATCCTGAGTTAGAGTCATCAAATTCTGAAGAGGAAACAAAGAGTGAAGAGGTGCCTTTCCTAGATGCAGATAGCACAGAAATTCCacttttaggggaaaaaatagaCCCTGATCTAGTAGAAAGTTACCTGGACACAGAGCCTAAAGAAAGTCCCAAAGAAAATGATGATCTGTTTGAATCAGAAAACAAGAGTTTTGAGGAAATTTGGCCTAATTCTgccaccattttaaaaaaagagccaaTCTCTTCTGTTGGAGAGTCTACAGAATCTTCTACAACGACATATTACAACATCACAACAATTAGTACACCAATAACTTCTATGGGGAGGCCACAAGATGTGACACAAGTTAGTTCATCTTATATAGATTCACATAGCTCTCATATGCCACACATGACTGGACCAAACTCTCAAACAGATTATCGAGGCCCCTCAGACATTCCACCTCCAATGTCTTTCCCTCTGCCGGTTGGGCCTCCACCTGCTCTTGGTCCACCACCAATGACTGTTCCACCCCCCATCATTATTCCACCTCCAATGTCGGGGCCACCTCCCATTTCAGGACCACCTCCAATGCAGATGCCCCCACCAATACAAGGCCCACCTCATGGGGAAAATGACCTGTCACAATATCCACCACCTGGCCCATATACACCTTACCAGAATCAGTGGGGAAACAGTCCACAGTTTGATGCTTCAAGAGGACCACTTCCTCCAATGGTTACACCCAGAGGACCCCCACCTTCAGTCCCACCAATGGGTCAAAGAGGACCTCCACctcaaatatttaataataacatGCCCCCACATCATATAGGACCTCGAGGCCCACCTCCTGGTCCTCTGCCACCTGGCCCACTACCCCCTCCTTTTGATGGGCAAAGATTCAATGGGCCTCCTCCACCTTTCAACTTTCCTGGACCCAGAGGCCCACTACCACCATTTGCAGGCCCTCCCCCTGGTCATTTTGACAGCAGGGCACCACCACCATCCCACTTCCCTGGGCCAAGAGGTCCACATCCCCCTCACAACATTGGGGAACCTGGTCCACTGACTAACATCCCAAGAATCCCTGCTGACAGTGATGGTGGAAGTTCTTATCAGTCAGGGATTGAGCAACCCCAGGTACAAACAGCCTCACACAATTACAGAGACAATCAGGGACCCTCACATGGACCTCCCTTTAGGGGACCTCCACCAAACCACTTTGATGGACGAAGAGGCCCACCTGGTTCTGCAGGAGATATTCCAGGGCACCGATTTCCTCATCCAACCCAATTTCGTGGTTCACCTCAGGATAGAGTACCCTTTGAAGAACCGAGAGGAGGGTCATCCCAAGATTTGGAAAGACACAGGGGTCCTGGCCCTCAGCATTTCGGAGGGCCAAGAGCTCCACTGCCAGGACACTATTCTGATAATGATTCTGGAGGTCAGACAGCACGTTACCAGCTCAATGACCATTTAAATGACATAAGACCTGTAAGGGGGCCTCTGTTGCCTACTCCTTCTGAAGGTCCCATCCCAGTACCAGGCCGCATGGGCGGGCATAGCCCAGAGTCCCATCGTGAGGACCACTGGAGAAGACACTCCCCTGAAATGAGAAGACGCAGCAGCTCAACTAGAGATGGTGCTGAACCTCAGGAAAGAACAAGCCGGTTTGATAGTGGCCCCCGTGACCGAGACGGCCCTTCAAGGTTGTCTGAAGAAAGGCAGCGAGATGTGTCTgaggacaggaggagagacCGAGAACGGGATGGGCTGCATGGAGGCCGATCATGGGGCTGGACCAGAGACCGTGAATGGGATCGTGGTAGGGAGAGAGACCGTGatagagaaagggagagagatcgGGAGAGAGACCACAgcagagatagggagagagaccacagcagagatagagacagggaTCGGGATCGCAGCAGggaaagggacagagagagagagcgtagcagagagagagaccgtagTAGAGGTAGAGACACTGACCGGCACAGAGAAGGCGATGGGGACAAGAGGAGGGATCGGGAACGGGATAGAGATCGTGGCAGGGAGAGAGAATCTGACAGGAAAGACCATGAACGAGAACGAGAAAGAGGAAAGAACAGAGAAAGGGATAGAGACCGTGACCGGGATAGAGACCGTGACCGAGATAGAGACAGTAGAGACAAAAGACGAGAACGCTCAAGGAGCCGTGAACGGGACCGTGCAAGAGATAGACGAGATCGGGACAGAGAGCGAGAtcgagagagggagaaggacaGGGAGAAGGACAGGGAGAAGGACAAGGACAGGGAGAAGGACCGGGACAGGGAGAAGGACCGGGACAGGGAGAAGGACAGGGAGAAGGACCGGGACAGGGAGAAGGACCGGGACAAGGACAGAGACAAGAGACAGAGGAGCAGAAGCAAAGACAGgaaggaggagaaaaaagacAGACCTGAGACCTCAAGAGACACTGAGAAGTCTACTGATAATGAAGTCATGTCCTGA